Proteins encoded by one window of Pseudomonadota bacterium:
- a CDS encoding ATP-binding protein: MFRTSLPVTALDFYDREEPLARLAQVVQDLGKGVPRWVAIVGSRKVGKTSLLWEASRRAERSDLRFVTLDVMETLPISPAFFRRYALRVLDRVLAPLLGASVETLAEHGTLARDTLLRSDTFEALGRDLRADILALFDPGAGAEYERTALALPERLAESLGLWVVVAIDEFQELASTGSRSLRDELLQRIRSLWQQHKRTTYVISGSARSMLTELVTAQHSPFFQHFDLMELSAFDQDDAVRLLVELSPPGRRIPETLARSAARVLGGHPFYLQLLGETLTSAAPPYDEQALKLALQRLVFSATGRLGLYYQNEFARLVGRSSTLAATLEALSEGPCRLTDIAKRIGASSGAMARYLERLGDAARKLPDGRYALADATFGMWLSWRKPGGSVVPMRVIGDEAELRVAEHLASLGFDLVYQSRASRGAFDLLATRAAHQLGIQVKRSALPLSFSRTAWSRMAADAKHLQWRWVVAAVSPRGEVSMLDPARARKGRNIRLAKGATIDNLLAWIDA; this comes from the coding sequence ATGTTTCGCACCAGCCTGCCCGTCACCGCGCTCGATTTCTACGATCGCGAAGAGCCCCTGGCTCGACTCGCACAAGTGGTGCAGGACCTCGGGAAGGGCGTGCCGCGCTGGGTCGCGATCGTGGGATCGCGCAAAGTGGGGAAAACCAGCCTGCTGTGGGAGGCCTCGCGACGAGCGGAGCGGTCTGATCTGCGTTTCGTCACGCTTGACGTGATGGAAACGCTGCCGATCTCGCCGGCCTTTTTTCGACGCTACGCGCTGCGGGTGCTGGATCGGGTGCTCGCCCCCCTGCTCGGCGCGTCTGTGGAGACGCTGGCGGAGCATGGTACGCTTGCACGCGACACGCTGCTGCGTTCCGACACCTTCGAGGCCCTCGGACGCGATCTCCGGGCAGACATCCTCGCGCTCTTCGATCCCGGCGCTGGTGCGGAGTACGAGCGAACCGCACTCGCCTTGCCGGAGCGCCTGGCCGAGTCGCTGGGATTGTGGGTCGTGGTAGCCATCGACGAATTCCAGGAGCTCGCGTCCACCGGCAGCCGCAGCTTGCGCGATGAGCTCTTGCAGAGGATCCGAAGCCTGTGGCAGCAGCACAAGCGCACGACCTACGTCATCTCCGGTTCCGCCCGCAGTATGCTGACGGAGCTTGTGACCGCGCAGCACTCGCCTTTCTTTCAACACTTCGACCTGATGGAGCTCAGCGCCTTCGACCAAGACGACGCCGTGCGCTTGCTGGTCGAGCTCAGTCCCCCAGGGCGCCGGATCCCGGAGACGCTCGCGCGCAGCGCCGCCCGTGTGCTGGGCGGACACCCGTTCTATCTGCAGCTCTTGGGTGAAACGCTCACGAGCGCGGCTCCGCCGTACGACGAGCAAGCGCTGAAGTTGGCCCTGCAGCGGCTCGTGTTCTCGGCCACAGGGCGTCTGGGCTTGTACTACCAAAACGAATTCGCGCGGCTCGTGGGGCGCTCGAGCACGCTGGCAGCCACACTGGAGGCCCTGTCCGAGGGCCCCTGCCGCCTGACCGACATCGCCAAACGAATCGGCGCAAGCAGCGGTGCGATGGCGCGCTACCTCGAGCGGCTCGGCGACGCCGCACGCAAGCTGCCCGACGGTCGCTATGCACTGGCCGATGCCACCTTCGGCATGTGGCTCAGCTGGCGCAAGCCGGGCGGTAGCGTGGTCCCCATGCGGGTCATTGGTGACGAAGCGGAGCTGCGCGTAGCGGAGCACCTCGCGAGCCTGGGCTTCGACCTAGTCTACCAATCGCGAGCGTCCCGCGGCGCCTTCGACCTGCTCGCGACCCGGGCCGCGCACCAGCTGGGCATCCAAGTCAAACGCAGCGCGTTGCCGCTGAGCTTTTCCCGCACCGCATGGAGCCGGATGGCCGCCGACGCCAAGCACCTCCAGTGGCGCTGGGTCGTCGCCGCCGTTTCGCCCCGGGGCGAGGTGTCCATGCTTGACCCCGCAAGAGCGCGCAAGGGCCGGAACATTCGCCTCG